The Anopheles gambiae chromosome 2, idAnoGambNW_F1_1, whole genome shotgun sequence genomic sequence TAATGTGGACAACTCTGTGCTTTTCTCCGTTGTGTCGCTTAAGCGTTCAGCCGGACCAGTGGAGCTGTTGGAGCATTCCGTTACATCATACAGTACGATCGGTATCTGTGACGTACGTTCGTTGTATCGTCGCACTAGCTCTTCGTAGGTTTGCGAAAGATTGGCCGATTGATTTCGGAGCATGCTAATTTCATCGTTCACCTTTGCGACCAGCTGCTGAAACTCACTCAAGCTTATCTGACGCTTTGCGGAGGGTTTAGCAGTTGTTCCGCTGGTGCCCGAAGCTGTGCTGAGGATGCTTCTGACCGTGGAGCTGCTAGAGATGGGGTTAGCTCTTGCCAAAATAGGAACTGCGGACGTACTTGAGGTGGTGGTTGAGCTCGGTATGGTTgtgctggtggtagtggtagtgatTGTGGTGGAAGGGGTGCTAGTGAAAGGTTCAGTGACCGTTGTAGGGGaagttgtggtggtggtggtggtagtggtggctTTTTCTTCTAGCAACCGTGTCGTTCCCACATCCTCTTCTATCGCGATCGCTCCGATCAAGCATCCAAAGGCGACCCAAAGTGACAGTTGCTTTGACGCTAGTTTCTATCGCAAAGAAAGTAATTAGAACCGCAATTAGCAACTCATTAGCAAGCCAATAGAATTTAATCCGTTGAAATTGAACTTACCATGACTTTCGAAGGCGCTTTTTCCTCACAGTACAGCTCGAGCGCTCTGTACGAAGATACACTCGACGATAGAATGAAGCCGCAACCGGTCGTGCTGGGCTGCAGAATCGTTGCGAAAAGTGAGAGGCACCCTTGTTCTGACGCGCACTGCATgttacaacagcaaaacaacccCCAAAACCAAAAAGAGAGGGTAGGGAGGTCGGCGAATGATTGCAAAGCAATCAGAAAAGGAAAGCCTGTGCCAAACTTCCGCCCGACGAACAGTGCATAAAGCTGGTGAGCATGTTGCGAACCTCTTTCATTCTACTTTCATCCGAACGCCGAAGCATACGGAAACACACGGTAAGCGTCATTCGTGCGGTAacgtttcgtgtttcttcGAAGAAATTCGCTCATCTTCTTGCATCCCTTTACCCACCACCATCGTGGCAGCATTAGAATGAAGTCACTCGCATTACTCTGCACGCTGGTGCTGTTTGCCATCGTACGCGATGCGCTCTCGCTGGACGCCAGCGGAAAAGTTCCGGCGCCGCGACCGGCCGAGCGGTTGCTCGACAATCTTGACATCCTGCAGGAAGACGGCGGCTTTGATCCGCTCGCACCGGTTTCCCAGCACACGGAGCTGTTCGAAATTGCGAAGCGTTTGGCGCAGAAGAAGGAGTCTGGAATTGAGGCACGTGACGGGTACGGTGGCTACCATCCGGGCGGTGAGATGAACAATCTGGACCGGCTCGAGTACTACACGAAACAGTTCCTCAACCTGGCGGTCGACGTGTCCTACTCGTCCGTTTATCTGCTCGGCAACTACACACGATTCGTCCACAATGCTAACAAGAAGTTCATCATCGTTTTTGAATAAACCGCTGCCCTTAATTTATAATGCTAGACTGAACATAAAATTTGCGTGTTACCTTTTTGTCTTAAACAAGAACTCACGAAAGAAAAGattgaatataaaaatattaaaagcaaATGATAATGATTGATGAATTGATGGGAAGATACTTTCCATAACGCCGGATGGGATCGATTTCAATTTAGCCTTTTTCTGGATACACCTTGTCGTTCTGATTGTTACTGATAAACGTTCGGACTGGTTTTGGGCTCAAAATTTACATATTTCTGCAGTTTAGGAAATCAAAATAAAGCTTTTGAAATATCTCAAGACATTGCTTGGGTGTTCTATGTATAATTAttaaattcataaatttaaGTTTAAATTTTTACTTTCAAAACTGTATATATGTTTACTTGTTTTACTGAGAAAGATCGGCTAAGACAtgttattgaaaataaaaagaaaaattatcaTTCCAAACTCAAAAGAGAGCacaattaaatatttatacaaATTCCTCCACacatattataattattatttatttattctgtAGGAACGGCTTTGGACATATTggttttattaatattattattattgtcaaAATATGTATCTGCTAATAAATCCTGATTCATATCAATTCCACATTAGTCAATCACTTTATTCCCTAGTAAAGATTACACAAATTCATCAACGAACTTTTCAAGAGAGCTTTGCCTATTGATTGGAGACTTTTAGAAAGGATAAATAGCACATTTTGATAAAAGATTATTTtctcatttgtttttattttcatcaaatttcattgaTGTTTAGATATTTATCTTTAtcaaattaattatattttaaatatttgttcgGCTCATTATGAGTTAAATGAAACatcaagaaaagataaaaatcaGTTTAACAAGAATAATCTGAGTCGTATGATTCTGGTTTCGACTGTCTGAGGGACATTCTTGGGGCATATTCTCGCCTAACTCCAGAATGCACATATCAATTCAAAACATCATCAAATCGACATCCAAAAGGCATAACGAAACAGTGGAAAACAGTCTAATAAAAGTCAcaaacttttaaaataaaataaactaaaaaaatttaaaaacaactgCAAGATTTCATACATACAAATATTAAACAGTGTTTGCTATTAATCTCATAATATAGCATCAACCATATTTTGTTCAAGCTATAAGCGACGTTCATTCGCCGAACTTCGTTCACGTGAGACCTCTCTATTTAACAATATACCAACATACATCGGCTCATCAGTCCCGATCGTTCGCTTCCACCAATCAGACCATTTCGCTCCGGAAGGCCCTAAAGAACCACCGAACCCCCGAGGAACTCCACGCACTGCGCATATAAAGGCCAACATCAACGGTTTAAACCATACCATTCGTCCCCCGATTCAATCGAGACGAAGTTCGGCAAAGTGTCCGCAAAAATCCCGGTGGAAAACGTCGCACACCCAAAccacgctctctctcgctctcccaaCATCACACGATGCCCAAATCTGCCACATCTCTAGCCGTGCTGGCGCTGGCACTGATAGCTATCGTCGGTATCGACCAGGCCTCGTCCGGTATCGTGCTCAGTGAAGCAATACGATTGAAAGACTCCCCTAAGGGTGTCCTGCAGCTGAACGCGGTCGTCCACTTCCCGAatccaccgccgccgcccgccACCGTCGAGGAAAAGCTGGACTACCTGGAGCTGGTGCTGGCCGAGCTGGAATCGCAACTGCCCCGAAAGTCGCTCTTCCGTTGGCTGTTCCAGGACCGCACTCGGCTGGCGTCGGGCTTCGAGAAGGAGTTCCGATTTTCGTACGATTCTTACCCCTACCTGCACAAGAACTGAGACAACTTGCGATGTGAAAGCGAAACAATTaacgaataaataaacaaaaagcacacaaaaaatgtacaaacTCTTGTTGCATGATTTGCTTCCCGCTGGAGAAGTGGCCCATCCCCACTCTTTTGGTTTTGGTCTTTTGTTCGTACTTTCTTCTACGTCAAGTGAAAGGAGTCCTTTCCACTTGTAAACATTGAGTTCCAGAGTGGAGCTCCCGAAAGCTTGGCCAAAAGGTTTCGTGCATGATCGCTTCGTCAACCAAAGGCATAAGTTCTTGAGCCTTCCCACTAGCAAGACGTACCGAACACCAAGATGCGCTCCTACACTACTAGCCTTCTGTGCGTGACGGTCGCTATCATCGCTATCACCGCACCCGCGCATGCGGGCCGTATTCCCGAGGAAATAGACAACCGGCTAGCGGAGCTGAACAAATGGTTCGAGGCACGCATTCCGATCTACGAGAAAGCGAACTACCTGCTCAAGAAGCTCGGCACCGAGGTGTCGAAGCTGTCCGACATGCACAACGGCATTGACTTCTACTACCAAGGATACTCCGACCTGGAATACTACGGAACGGGCGGTTTCCCCAGCGAGCCCTCACTGCGCATCGTGAAGGTGGTCGGTGACGGTCCCGACCTGAAGCCGGTCGAGGAAGTCGTACGGAAGGCGCTGGAGAAGCGAAGCGTGAAAAACATTCTGCAACTGGCACCGGAAATTAAGAGCGCATTCAAGAGCATTATGGAAAATAAGGTTTAAGCGAAATGGCACCAGGATAATgttgggaaaataaaaataaaacttctaGATTAAGTCAAAATGAGCAACAATGGGTTTTGAGTGTTATTAAAGGCTGATTGAGAAATTATTCTGCACTTTTAAAATCAATCTTATTTTTGTGATCACAGTTTCTGGCGTAAGCATCGAACTATGTTGGGTGTGGTAGGAGCATGCATGCCTATTTCGTTTAATGCATATAATTTAAACCtactgttaaaaaaaactaatgttGATCCCAGTTTGAATATTTAGTAATCACGATCTGAGTTGTATAGTTTATAGATCTGCTTATCATATCACATCCGTGAGCCATGACAGATGTAAATAAAttctaaaataaattatctttGTACATCTTTCGATTTTCTTTTCTAGTGTCAATAATAAGGCTAGAATAAGTTGTTTAGGTTagataatttttatatttaacttttcttatttttaagaAGCAGAAACAAGTTTATCATATCTGTAATATCatatcatatcaaataaacaaaaatgttgtAGCTTAATTTTCATTGGCTCTTGGTTttagggaagaaaaaaacgttacaaattaataaatttcttAATCTTTGGTAGTAGCTCATGGATGTGCAAGCATTGAtgctaaaaatcaaatttcaaacaaacgaTTGATGCATTTGAAGGATTTGAAGAATATTCCTACTCGGTACACTGTAGAAATAGTACAATATATCGTCAAGATACGCAACACTTAAGCAAAAAAGGTATGATTAACAAATAGCACTGAATATTATTAGGTAATGACAACGTTTTCAAGAAATACAACTTATAAGCTCTGCAAAGAGTGTAGCTGCAATATCATCAGATCCTTCTATTCTAAAGCAACATTTCATTTGGAAAATaaatcttaaaaataaaaatgaaataataagaCAGTAAATGAATCTAAATCATACTCAACATCATGCTCAGAGACTACTTCAGAACGTCCACTCCGAGCAAGCATCGGCTGAGCAAACTGCAGCATGCTCTCTCGCAGAACGTTTCCCGAACCACTCGAAAGAAAGCCTTTCACTTTACACCGTCTGTCCACGATGGACGCGGCAAAGATTCGTAACAAAACCCGAATCTTCACCCGAAATGCGCTTTAGTTCATCAAAAGCGCTcgagcaagagagaaaggaTCCTGCAGCTACAGAGCACGCCACCGCTGTCTCcgcacaacaaaaaccaatcGCCAAGCATAGCCATGAAGTTCTGCATCGCCTCCGTGagtgtgctgctggtgctgtgcaACCTGACCGCCGCCTTCCAGCGCCCAATCATTGACGACCGGATGGACAAGATCGTGGAGAAGTTTGCCAACTTTAAGGACATCGTCAATTTGAACCGCTTCCTGTACGAGCTGCTGAACATGGTTGCGGACGTGACGCCCAGCTACGGTACCGTGCAGTACTTCCACAACCAGCATCCGGAAATTATATTCCCAACCGTGGTTGAAAATCCGGACCAGACGGAGGAGGAAAGTGCAGAGCCGGCACAAGCATAGGGACACATACAGATACgctaaaaaaacataaaaataaaacgcaagAAGCAATTAATTTAATCTCAAATTAATGTTGTGTTCTTTTTCActgttttaaaaagaaaatgatcGAATTTACTTGAATtggtaaaacaaaattgtaacATTCGTCGGTTTATTGGAGTTATATTGTTCACTGTAATTAGAATGTGTGCCTTATCACATCCAAATGATGTATATTTATCGCATATtacctcttttttttgcaaaagttGAACGTGTTGTGGTATTGTTGAATTTTTCATGATGCTCTGACAATATGCTTGtctttttaacattatttttggGAATAGTTTAACTCTTATTTGTTTGACTTTGTTCTAAATAACTTTAAGTTCTTAATGGTAAGATATGATTCTAATCTTTAGAATTgctaatgattttttaaatctgCTATATATTTCTGCAaagtatttattattttgttaggCGAGTAAAGTTTCCGTTTTCAGTCAATTGATActgatttaaaatttcattaatttcatttcactacTTGCAAGAATGGCATTCTATTCTCTATGTCATCTTTTCCTTTTAATCTATTGTTTGAGTTAATCTATTGATGGGGATCTACCAAACCAAACGCACGAAAAGTTCTAACCCAAAATTCGCCCCAAAAACCCGAAGTCTTACGGAGATACTCTCCTGCTTTTACATAGCAAGAGATGCTGCACAGTGGTCCATATAAACCGCTATTTCATGCAGTTTCATCTCATTCTGCTCCGATCAGCTCACTCGATCGTGTCCCAAGCAAGCGCGTCCCCTTCAACATGAGTCCCCGTCACCTGTGCATCGTGCTGTTCGTGAGTGTGGCCATTGTCACGGTGAAAGGTCTGCCGGGCATAGCGGACGGCCTTTGgtccaaggtgtcctcaagctCCCTGCAAGCGAGTCCCGCTCACGCCCTGTTCGCCAATCAGCCGTTTGCGAGAGCTTTCTCCAGCGAAGAACCAGTGCCGGTCGAAAAGCCGAAGGAGCCCGAGCCGAACAAGGTGCAATCGGTGGTACCACCGAAGTTGAAGGCAGCAGTACCGGTACTGCCCGAGGAGCTGAAGGAGAAGCTGTTGGCGGTCGAGCCAGAGAAACCACAGGTCGTGGTGAAAACGGCCGACTCGAGCACACCCGAAATTCCCATCTTTGCCAAACTGATCCTGGGCGATCCCTCCAAACCGAAGCTGGCGACGGTCGAGAGCCTGCGCAACATTAACTGGCGCAGCGTGCAAACCAACCTCGAGCTGCCGAACAAGCACACCATACCGATGGTGGACGAGCTGCTCCAGAAGACGGAGGAGCTACTCCGGCTGTTCCAGGAGCTGAAGCTTGAATCGAACGGTTTCGTGTCGGACGTCGAGACGCACAACGAGAACGCGCTGAAGGAGTATATTGGCTACTATAACTAAGACACTAGCGAAAAGCAACAACgaaattgatgaaaaataaacgaaaaaaatgcaactttTTTAAACTCAATTCACACTTCTGATTTGTTTCGCTGATTTAACTCCGCCCGGAATGTATTGAGAATTTCATACGTGCAGAATTTGTTGAGAATTTCGTTCGTGTTTTTGGGAGAAATCTTTCCACCTTTTCGTTTGCGACTAACCGTTAAGAGCCTTAACTGCATCTCTTTCATGCATCGAAGTTACTTCTCCTTCAGAACGTGCATCGTCGCGATACCTTCCCATTCTGATTCGGACATTTCGGACGAGCCACCCCGGTGAAAGTACCCATCCTAGCCGGTCAGGAACGCAACAAAATCAAGCCACCGGCCGGTGCGAGCCATCATTCGACTGCCACCCGTAGCAAGATGCACTTCAAGCTTCACACAATTGCCGTTATCGCGCTGCTCGGTCTGTGGGCCGTCCCAGTGCCGGCCACCTTCACCACGGTGCAACAAGAGACAGTAATAGAGCACATCGATGTGCCGAACCGAATCGCCTGGCTGCCGGAAGGTACCGACCTGGTGCTGCGCTTTCTGATCAACATCTCCAACAAGATGATCGCTCACTATGGGCTCGCCTTGGAGCGCATCAAGTATCTGCGTGCGACGATACAGAGCTACCCGCCGGCGTACACCAGCATCGACCTGTTCTACGACAACGATATCCAGCAGCCGATCGATGGGGATAAGCAAAAGCCTGATCTCGGGTCGGGATATGCGAAGGGTGTGTTCCAGAGTGCGCTCAAAACGGTGCAACAGTTTGCCGGGAAGCGTATTCCAGCGTTTGGAAAGCATTAGAAACTGGACAGcgaaaacaaatataaaaacacaataaggcaataaaaaactattttaggtgaaattaaaatgtttgtattttattgaaaGTGTTACTATGAGAGATATCACCAATCCTAAGCATGCTTTTGAATTAAATATCAATGTTTTTTAAGGGCATTTTTCAAACGGGACGATTAATAACTACCATTGGCTAGTATCTTGCGGGAAGATAATAAATAGTGAACAATTCTGAATGATATTCTTACTGAACAtggtgttttatttaaacatgATCTGGTGATATAGCCATTTGGATGAGTTTTACTGTCAATAGAATGGTTCAGTCGATCGTATATATCGTTATATTTAATTATTCACATCCATTTTAGAAGGATTCTCGACTATCGACATATTAACTGATGCACGCGTCCCCTTACTGTTCACAAGTGCACAAATATGTTAAAATTTTCTATTTAACTGTCTCGTTTATACGCTTTCTTTTAATTAATGTATATCTTTAACGAAAAGATACAAGGTCCATGCAATGTTATGAAGAAATATTGTAACATAAACATTCAAAACTCGGTCTTGTGTTTCAAGAAGGTAATATTGTGGACACTGATAAAGATTTAAGGAACAAGTTTCGATATAGCCACGCATGTTTACTATTGGTA encodes the following:
- the LOC133391367 gene encoding uncharacterized protein LOC133391367, producing MKSLALLCTLVLFAIVRDALSLDASGKVPAPRPAERLLDNLDILQEDGGFDPLAPVSQHTELFEIAKRLAQKKESGIEARDGYGGYHPGGEMNNLDRLEYYTKQFLNLAVDVSYSSVYLLGNYTRFVHNANKKFIIVFE